The following DNA comes from Mesorhizobium onobrychidis.
ATGAACGTGAGTTCGCCCGTTCCCACGAAAATCCCGTTGCTGTTCGAGAAAAGCATTCTCGAGCAGGGCGACCAGATATCGAAGAAGCTGCACCTACTCTCGATGCAGCGCTTCCCTCCCCATGCAAAGAAGAATCTTCGCTCGTTCTCGCTGGCCGAGGTTGCCACGTATCTTGGGGTCTCCCAAAGCCATCTGAAGAAACTGCATCTGGAAGGCAAAGGCCCGGTGCCTGAAACCTCAACGTCGGGCAGGCGGTCGTATACTGCTGAACAGATGCTTGAGCTGCGCCAGTATCTCGACCAGTACGGGCGATCCGACGCCCGAATGTATGTTCCCCATCGGCGGCCGGGCGAGAAGCTTCAGATCCTAGCTGTGGTCAATTTCAAGGGCGGCAGCGGTAAGACCACCACCGCTGCCCACCTCGCCCAATATCTTGCGCTGACCGGGCACCGTGTCCTAGCTGTCGATCTCGACCCGCAGGCGTCGCTCTCCTCATTGCATGGGTTCCAGCCTGAACTCGACCAGACGAAATCGCTTTACGACTCGATTCGATATGACGACCAGAAGGTGCCTCTCTCGGAAATCATCAAGCCAACGAATTTCCCGGGCCTCGATATTGTCCCTGCGAACCTAGAGCTGCAGGAATTCGAATACGACACGCCTCTGGCAATGACCGACAGGTCCTCGAATGTGGGCAGGGCGTTCTTCACGCGCATCTCGACGGCATTGACGGAGGTCGACGATCGCTACGATGTCGTAGTTATCGATTGTCCGCCGCAGCTCGGGTATCTGACGATCACCGCACTGACCGCGGCGACGTCGGTGTTGATCACGATCCATCCGCAGATGCTCGACGTGATGAGCATGGGCCAGTTTCTGCTGATGCTCGGGAACATCCTCGATCCGATCAGGGCGGCGGGTGCCGAGGTGAACCTGGAGTGGTATCGCTATCTTGTTACTCGATTCGAACCCACGGATCAGCCGCAAGCGCAGATGGTCGCGTTCCTGCATACGCTGTTTGGCGAATTCATTCTCAAGAACCAGATGCTGAAATCGACGGCGATTTCCGATGCGGGGATTACCAAGCAGACCCTCTACGAAGTTGAGAAGAATGCGATGACCCGTTCCACATACGAGCGGGCAATGGATGCGCTGGAAGTCGTAAACGGTGAAGTCGCCGACTTGATTCATAAAGCATGGGGGCGCTGACTTTTGTCCGCTGACAAAATCGGATCTTTTTCGAATGCATTCAATGGACTAGGCGCTATCTGGAGGTAGACAAATATGGCACGTAAGAACCTTCTTGCAGGCCTCTCAGAAACGGAGACCGACGACCAGGTGTCGTCTACCTCCACGGCGGCATATCCGATCCGCGGCGCTTCGAAATCTATGATCCGCTCAGTCAATGAGTTGGCAAAGCAAGCGGATGCGTATCTTGAAGGCGAGCATGTGGTCGAACTCGATCCAAACGTCATCGACGGCTCGTTCGTTTCCGACCGCATGGGCGACGACAAGGAGCAGTATCAAGAACTGCTGGAAGCGATCCGGGAGAGGGGTCAGGATACTCCCATACTTGTTCGTCCGCATCCCGGTATCGACGGCCGCTACATGATCGTTTTCGGCCATCGCCGCGTCCGAGTTGCCGGCGAACTGGGGCGGAAGGTGAGGGCGGTCGTCAAGGAGATCGACGACAAGACTCATGTCATTGCCCAGGGTCAGGAGAATTCTGCTCGGGCAAATCTCAGTT
Coding sequences within:
- the repA gene encoding plasmid partitioning protein RepA, yielding MNVSSPVPTKIPLLFEKSILEQGDQISKKLHLLSMQRFPPHAKKNLRSFSLAEVATYLGVSQSHLKKLHLEGKGPVPETSTSGRRSYTAEQMLELRQYLDQYGRSDARMYVPHRRPGEKLQILAVVNFKGGSGKTTTAAHLAQYLALTGHRVLAVDLDPQASLSSLHGFQPELDQTKSLYDSIRYDDQKVPLSEIIKPTNFPGLDIVPANLELQEFEYDTPLAMTDRSSNVGRAFFTRISTALTEVDDRYDVVVIDCPPQLGYLTITALTAATSVLITIHPQMLDVMSMGQFLLMLGNILDPIRAAGAEVNLEWYRYLVTRFEPTDQPQAQMVAFLHTLFGEFILKNQMLKSTAISDAGITKQTLYEVEKNAMTRSTYERAMDALEVVNGEVADLIHKAWGR